In Vibrio lentus, a single genomic region encodes these proteins:
- a CDS encoding VPA1267 family protein: protein MANGKQLAQENLAKFEAWKATKSDCDYKNIVFRGKLNRGELSKQTGIGKSAFRQNPALAYSLEQLEMYLRDIGILPKEAESPSYSSSLSSEKDISTQMRNKNINKVRVLEAENNKLRAEVLELKAKLSRYSELEEVISSMGNIL, encoded by the coding sequence ATGGCAAATGGAAAACAGTTGGCACAGGAAAATCTAGCCAAGTTTGAAGCATGGAAAGCAACTAAATCAGATTGTGACTACAAAAACATAGTTTTTAGAGGGAAACTGAATCGGGGCGAACTTTCAAAACAGACAGGTATTGGAAAATCAGCATTCAGACAAAACCCCGCTCTTGCCTATTCACTCGAACAACTTGAAATGTACTTACGTGATATCGGTATTCTTCCTAAAGAAGCAGAATCACCCTCTTATTCATCATCATTGTCTAGCGAAAAAGATATTTCAACTCAAATGCGAAATAAAAACATCAATAAAGTTAGAGTTTTAGAGGCTGAAAATAACAAGCTTAGAGCCGAAGTATTGGAACTAAAAGCCAAATTATCACGTTACTC
- a CDS encoding recombinase family protein — protein sequence MTTQKVGYIRVSSAEQNVDRQLVDMELDRTFVEKMSAKATYNRPVLTECINYLRTGDELYVHSIDRLARNLLDLQSIIGEINKKGASITFVSEQLEFSTKEDLFAQLTMQMLGAFAEFERKLINIRQREGMQAAKAKGKHIGRPSLSSDVANEIRKKALEGLTKTQISKECGVSRQTVYRVLKGV from the coding sequence ATGACAACTCAAAAAGTTGGGTACATAAGAGTATCTAGTGCAGAACAGAATGTTGATAGGCAGTTAGTCGATATGGAGTTGGACAGAACGTTTGTTGAAAAAATGTCTGCTAAGGCTACGTATAACAGACCTGTTCTTACAGAGTGCATTAATTACTTGCGAACAGGCGACGAACTCTATGTTCATTCTATTGATCGATTGGCACGTAACCTACTAGATCTTCAAAGCATAATTGGGGAGATAAACAAGAAAGGAGCTTCTATTACGTTTGTTAGTGAACAGCTTGAGTTCTCTACCAAGGAAGACCTATTCGCCCAGCTAACAATGCAAATGCTCGGTGCTTTTGCCGAGTTCGAAAGAAAACTGATTAACATCAGGCAACGAGAGGGGATGCAGGCTGCAAAAGCAAAGGGAAAACATATAGGTCGCCCTTCACTATCATCCGATGTAGCAAATGAGATACGTAAGAAAGCCTTAGAGGGTTTAACCAAGACTCAAATAAGTAAGGAGTGCGGTGTATCTCGACAAACGGTGTATCGCGTCCTCAAAGGTGTTTAA